A portion of the Candidatus Polarisedimenticolia bacterium genome contains these proteins:
- a CDS encoding DegT/DnrJ/EryC1/StrS family aminotransferase yields MAVPLLDLKAQYRTLEPEMGTALRRVFESQQFVLGEEVAAFEREISARLGGVHAVGVASGTDALLLALMALDIGEKKDEVLTSPFSFFATAGAIHRAGAKPVFVDIDPGTFLLRPELVEKAITPRSRAVMPVHLFGQMADMEALHSLASRHRLAVIEDAAQALGASSGDEGQAAQAGVSGTFGCFSFFPSKNLGGAGDGGLVTTRDAALAERVRSLRQHGEEAQYIHRSVGLNSRLDAVQAAVLRVKLAHLEDWNAGRAANARRYEALFREAGLAGEGGPVTLPRTRPGARHIFHQYVIRARRRDDLKTALKKAGIGCAVYYPLPLHLQECFAYLGYHKGDFPAAEAAAHEVLALPIYPELSAAMQREVVAAVADFYASPA; encoded by the coding sequence GTGGCCGTCCCGCTGCTCGATCTGAAGGCCCAGTACCGGACTCTCGAGCCCGAGATGGGCACGGCCCTCCGGCGCGTCTTCGAGTCGCAGCAGTTCGTCCTGGGAGAGGAGGTGGCCGCCTTCGAACGGGAGATTTCCGCCCGCCTCGGCGGCGTCCATGCGGTGGGGGTCGCCTCGGGCACCGACGCGCTGCTGCTGGCGCTGATGGCGCTGGACATCGGCGAGAAGAAGGATGAGGTGCTCACCTCTCCCTTCTCGTTTTTCGCCACGGCCGGGGCAATCCATCGGGCGGGGGCGAAGCCGGTCTTCGTCGATATTGATCCCGGGACCTTCCTGCTGCGTCCCGAGCTCGTCGAGAAGGCGATCACGCCGCGCTCGCGCGCCGTCATGCCGGTGCACCTCTTCGGCCAGATGGCCGACATGGAAGCGCTGCATTCCCTGGCGAGCCGTCACCGCCTCGCGGTGATCGAGGATGCGGCCCAGGCGCTGGGGGCCAGCTCCGGCGACGAGGGCCAGGCAGCTCAGGCGGGCGTCTCGGGAACCTTCGGCTGCTTTTCTTTCTTCCCCTCGAAGAATCTGGGGGGGGCGGGAGACGGCGGATTGGTGACGACGCGTGACGCGGCGCTGGCGGAGCGCGTGCGCAGCCTGCGCCAGCACGGCGAAGAGGCACAGTACATCCATCGCAGCGTGGGCCTCAACAGCCGCCTGGACGCGGTGCAGGCCGCGGTGCTGCGCGTCAAGCTCGCCCACCTGGAGGACTGGAACGCGGGGCGCGCGGCGAACGCGCGGCGCTACGAGGCGCTGTTCCGCGAGGCGGGCCTGGCGGGCGAGGGTGGACCCGTCACGCTGCCGCGCACGCGTCCCGGCGCCCGCCACATCTTTCACCAGTACGTGATTCGGGCGCGGCGCCGCGACGATCTCAAGACAGCGCTCAAAAAGGCCGGTATCGGCTGTGCCGTCTACTATCCTTTGCCGCTCCACCTGCAGGAATGCTTCGCCTATCTGGGGTATCACAAGGGGGATTTCCCCGCCGCGGAAGCGGCGGCGCATGAGGTTCTCGCCCTCCCGATCTATCCCGAGCTGAGCGCCGCCATGCAGCGCGAAGTGGTCGCCGCAGTGGCTGATTTCTACGCATCTCCCGCCTGA
- a CDS encoding glycosyltransferase encodes MQEPFPPPEGVLSSQEVFESSEATERLTKTVIFLAFSLIVLSAFLSGSFERAQYWYNLNFVSRYLSLPLVVYSVLMMLHLPYRAILCFLYKPFPLSDELPTVSVVIPAFNEGAMVYKAIESSILSDYPADKLEILCIDDGSTDDTWEYIRRAAERHPGKIRMFRHARNRGKRQALATGFGNSQGEILVTMDSDSVIAPDGLRHLVAPFADDKVGAATAKVRVFNKHQNFLTRMLAVRYIMAFEFFRASTSVFRTVMCCSGVLSAYRRRVVERFLDRWLSQEFMGQICTYGDDRALTNFVLREGFDTVYQRTAEVQTLAPATLGKLARMLTRWHKSFFRESMIFSTFMFTRYRDRHRAPAVFDFLLTAILIPFQFYITLYSLYHIFVDPILILRFLALIVIMGATYMLFYIRFERNSDFLYGVLYSFLHVFFLMWTIPYAVLTFRNNSWLTR; translated from the coding sequence ATGCAGGAGCCGTTCCCTCCCCCGGAAGGGGTGCTCTCTTCGCAGGAAGTCTTTGAATCCTCCGAGGCGACCGAGCGCCTCACCAAGACCGTCATCTTCCTCGCCTTCAGCCTCATCGTCTTGTCCGCTTTCCTCAGCGGCTCCTTCGAGCGGGCCCAGTACTGGTACAACCTGAACTTTGTCTCCCGCTATCTGTCGCTCCCGCTCGTCGTCTACAGCGTCCTCATGATGCTGCATCTCCCCTACCGGGCAATCCTTTGCTTCCTCTACAAGCCTTTTCCTCTCAGCGATGAGCTGCCGACCGTGAGCGTCGTGATCCCGGCGTTCAACGAGGGGGCAATGGTCTACAAGGCCATCGAGTCGAGCATCCTGTCCGATTACCCGGCGGACAAGCTGGAGATCCTCTGCATCGACGACGGCTCCACCGACGACACCTGGGAGTACATTCGCCGCGCGGCCGAGCGGCATCCCGGCAAGATCCGGATGTTCCGCCATGCGCGCAACCGCGGCAAGCGGCAGGCGCTGGCCACCGGATTCGGAAATTCCCAGGGGGAAATCCTGGTGACCATGGACTCGGACAGCGTAATCGCCCCGGACGGGCTGCGCCACCTGGTCGCCCCGTTCGCCGACGATAAGGTCGGCGCGGCGACCGCCAAGGTGAGGGTGTTCAACAAGCACCAGAACTTCCTGACCCGCATGCTGGCGGTGCGCTACATCATGGCCTTCGAGTTCTTCCGCGCCTCGACGTCGGTCTTCCGGACGGTCATGTGCTGCTCCGGGGTGCTTTCCGCCTACCGGCGTCGCGTCGTCGAGCGTTTCCTGGACCGCTGGCTGTCGCAGGAGTTCATGGGGCAGATCTGCACCTACGGCGACGACAGGGCCCTCACCAATTTCGTACTGAGGGAAGGCTTCGACACGGTCTACCAGAGGACGGCGGAGGTCCAGACGCTCGCCCCCGCGACGCTGGGGAAGCTGGCCCGCATGCTCACCCGCTGGCACAAGAGCTTCTTCCGGGAGAGCATGATCTTCTCGACCTTCATGTTCACGCGCTACCGGGACCGGCACCGGGCCCCCGCCGTGTTCGACTTCCTTCTGACCGCGATCCTGATCCCCTTCCAGTTCTACATCACCCTCTATTCGCTGTATCACATCTTCGTCGACCCGATCCTCATCCTGCGCTTTCTGGCCCTCATCGTGATCATGGGGGCGACCTACATGCTCTTCTACATCCGCTTCGAGCGGAACAGCGATTTCCTGTACGGGGTGCTTTATTCCTTCCTGCACGTCTTTTTCCTGATGTGGACCATTCCCTACGCCGTCCTCACCTTTCGCAACAACTCCTGGCTGACTCGCTGA